Genomic window (Achromobacter sp. B7):
TGTTGCCCGTGGTTTCTCGGCTTTTCCGGGGCGATACGGGCCAGAACTGGCTCGCCAGAAAATAAAGGCTTATAGATCAACGCGTTGCAGCGGGTCAGATTTGGCCTGATCGAGTCAGATCTGGCCCAGCTCGGTACCATGGCTGTTCGACGCTGTTGGCACGACTTTGTCTTCCTGCCCCGCCCCGCTACCAAGGACGCCCCACATGACTACCAATTTGTCATCGCATTACGTCTTGCTGGATGCCGCCGGCACCGCGACAACCGTGAACGGCGGCGACGCGTTCTGGTCGCAGTCGCCTGACGAGCTGGACCGTTTCGGCCGTGGCTGGCTGGTGTCGGAATACACCTTCACCAAGGACTGGCCGCAATGGGAGATGCACCCCGAAGCCGACGAGATCGTCCGCCTGATGGCGGGCGCGGCCGAGCTGCATCTGGAATGGCCCACCGGCGTGCAAGTGGTAAAGATGCTGGCCGACGATGCCTATGTCATACCGAAGGGCGCCTGGCATACCGTCAAGGTGATGGAACCCTGTCGCATGTTGCACATCACCATGGGCGCGGGCACACAGCACCGGCCGGTCTAGCGCACAACCCTACAACCGGGAAATCAAGGCCAAGGCGAACCGCCGCCGACACGGCACCGACTTGCCACCGAATGGCCATGGGATTGCCACCCATTAACGCTTCGTTTTCTATCGTTACATTTACCCCTTCATTGCCTGCTACTGCTGGTTACAGTGCTGCCTTCGCATATTTTGGCAAGGCTCCCCGACCATGTGGCACGTCCGGCTTGGCTTCCCCTTTTTCGCGGCGCTTGTCCGCGCCTTCGCATGATGCGCGCCGCGATCAAGCCGCTGGCCCTGGCCCTGGCCTTGGCCCTGCCGACACTGCCCGTGACCGCGCGCGCGGAGTCCTGGCTGGACCAGTGCACCACCTCTTACTACGGACAGGGCTCGGACCCGGTCTGCCATCAGCCTTTCAGCGAAGGGCTGGCGGCTGTGCTGACGGGATCGCGCAGCGACGAGGCCGGCGCCTGGGGCTATATCGACAAGCAAGGACGCATGGCCATCGCGCCTGCCTATCGGTACGTCATGCCGTTTCAGAACGGCGTGGCCGCCGCCAGCCAAGGCGAGTTGTGGGGCTATATCGACCCCAAGGGCCAGTGGGTTATCAAGCCGCGCTATACCAACGCCACGGGGTTCAATGCCGAAGGCACCGCGCTGGTTGAAGAAGACGAGCGGGACGTCCTGATCGACCGTCAGGGCAAGGTCGTCAAGACCTTTCCGCTGGGCACGCGCACATGGGGTTTCATGCCCGGCCAGAAGCTGGCATCGATAGAAATGCCCACGCCGCCGCGCCTGATCAACACCACGACGGGCGCGGCCGCCGAGCTGCCCGAAGGCGTGATGATGCTGGCCGCGCCGTCGGCCGGATACCTGCCCGCGCAGGTACGAGGGTCGCGCTATTCCGGGTGGTGGGGCTTGCTGGACGCGCAGGGCCGCTGGGCCGTGACGCCGCAGGTGCTGCGTTCGCGCGAAGCGCCCATGCGCGACGGCGACGTCGTGGCCGTACGCCGCGATGAAAAGTGGACGTTCGTGAACCCGCGCGGTGAAGCCATTTCGTCCGCCGCCTACGAACGCGTGCAATGGCTCGCGCCCGGCGTGTGGCTGGTGGCCAGCGAAGACGGCAAGTCGACGTTGCTGGACGGCCGCCTCAAGCCGACGCATGCGTTCACCACGTCGTACATGGGTGTGCAGCAGCGCGATGGCTGGCGCTATCTGTCCGACGCATCGACCACGCTGTTGATCAGCCCCGCCGGAACGATGCAGAAGCTGGCGATACGCGACGGCCGCGTCGACATCGTGCAAGGCCGCGCGTGGGTCTATGGCATGCCGGCCGATGGCGCGCCGCGCGCGGATGGCGCCGGCGACGCCGCAGCGGGCGACGCCGCAGCAAGCGACGCCGCAAAGGAAGCCGCGCCCGTTGCCGTG
Coding sequences:
- a CDS encoding cupin domain-containing protein, with translation MTTNLSSHYVLLDAAGTATTVNGGDAFWSQSPDELDRFGRGWLVSEYTFTKDWPQWEMHPEADEIVRLMAGAAELHLEWPTGVQVVKMLADDAYVIPKGAWHTVKVMEPCRMLHITMGAGTQHRPV